GTGAAAGCCAGCAAGCATTCACTGGCCGGTAACTATGTGGTGATCAAGCATGGTCGTGAATATACGACCCGCTACCTTCACCTGCACCGCCTGCTGGTGAAGGTCGGTGACAAAGTCACCATGGGGCAGCGGATTGCGCTGAGCGGAAACACCGGCCGCTCCACCGGGCCGCATCTGCATTATGAGCTGCTCAAGAAGAACCGGGCGGTCAATGCCATGAAAGTCCCGCTGCCTCAGGCTGCACCTGTGCCGAATTCGATGCGTGGTCGATTCGTCCAGAATGCCCAGAATGAACGGCAGAAACTGCTGGCAGTGATGCCGGGTTGATGATAAAGCGCACATGAGTGCGCTTTTTTTTTATGCCTTACCACTCAATTTATAAATCCTGGTGACCAAAAAGTGCGGTGGTCCTGCATAATGGTCGAACGATGTACACGCGTTCGCGGTATTAGTATTTTCTTCGCATGATAAACGCCCTGGTCACCTTATTATTGTTGTTGTCTGTGTGGACCTACAGCGGAGCTGCTGTGGCGCAGCCAGGCACCGAATATGTGTTTTATCCGCTGCCTTATCAAGATGGCGGCAGCTTTGTCACGCCGGTCAAAATGTTCAATAACCCGGCTGGTGGCCTGTGGATCCTGGATGTCCGGGGCGAGCTGCTGTTCTATGATGGCCGTGCGCTGAAAAATGTGACGGATGCGAAAGGCCAGTTAATCACCGGCGTCAAAGATGTTGCGATGGTGGCGCAGACACTGTGGTTAGTGATTGATGGGGCCGGCTATACGTACTCCCCGGCAACGCTGCAATTACGCCGTTTGCCGATCACCCATAGCAATTTACGGTTTGTTGAAGTTCAGGGGGACACGGCCTGGTTTGCCGCTCAGGAAGGCTTGGTGGCTTTTCAGCGACCGGTCGGGCGGGCAACGTTTTATCCCTATCCGAACAATGAAACGGTGACCGGTCTGTTCAGTTCGGGGCAGTCGCTGTTTATTGCCGTGGAGAAAGGGGCATATGAGTTCACCGCGCGTCAGTTCTCAGATGCTGTGCTGTATCCGGAGCAAAAGGTGACAGCAGTGTTCACCGATAGCCGGCAACAGCTGTGGTTCGGCACCCAGCGTGGCCTCTATGCGTCGCGCAATACCCAGCATGAGCAATCCCGCCAACATATCAGGCTCGATAATTTACCGATTTCCGCAATCAGCGAAACTTCGGCCGGGCTGTGGGTCGGGACGCTGGACGGGCTGCGCTTGCTGGATCTTCAGGGGCAGACGCTGAATCATTTCCAGGCCCGGAGCCGTGATTTGATGTCGCTGCACGGTAATCACATTACGGCTTTGCTGGTTAATGACCGGGATGGGTTGTGGGTCGGGACCAATCAAGGGCTGAATTACTCCTCATCCAAAGTCGATATCTTCAAGCTGCGCCCGTACGGGGCCGGGCTGAATGCGCTTCCGGCCAGCCAGATCAATGATATGGTCGAGCTGGCCGATGGGTCGATTTGGCTTGCCAGTGACAACGGGCTGGTGGTGTTGAATGACCAGCTGGAAGAGATCCGCCATCTGCCGCAGCTCGGTCCGATCCAACACATGGCCTACCGTGACGGTACACTGTGGCTGGCTGCCAATGAGAGGTTACTGGTGTATTCCGTGGCGACGCACTCCTGGTCGTCGGTTGCGCTGCCGAGTCGGGTACGGCCCGGTGCGATCACCAATTTGCTGGTGGATCACTTTAATTCGGTTTGGATCGGCAAGCATTCGCGGCTCTATCGCTACTGGCCGGACTCCGGGGAAGTGAATGCATTCGGCCAACACTGGATTCAGGCCCCGCACGGCAGTGAGTTGATCACCACCTTGTTTGAAGATCGCCAGAAGCAAATCTGGGTCGGGACGGATTATGCCCTGTATCGGTTTGATGCCGGCCGCTTGCAAGTGGTGGCGTCTGCCAAGGCCCAGGGCGGGGTGACTGAATTATTTGAAGATAAGCTGGCGCGATTGTGGGTGGTGAATAACCACAGCCTGCAATATCTCGAGAGTCGTCAGCCGGTGTCGCTGCAACCGGCACAGCTGAATGATCAGCATGCCCGCCTGTACTGTATGATCGGCGGCAATGGCGGCAATTGGATTGTGTCGAGCCAGGGGATTTTGTCCGTTGCTTTTTCCGGTGTATTGCAGCAGCATTTACGGCCGCCCGTCGGTCTGATCAGCACCGAGTTCTATGCGCCGACCTGTCAGCGGCTGCGCTCGGGCGCTTTACTGATCGGCGGCCGGAACGGTCTGATGATGGTCGAGCCGGGCAAGCTCTTGGATGCCAGCAAAAAGCTCATTTCGGTGATCATGAGTGAAATCTATATTGATCACCAACTGGTCCGGCAGGGTGGGGCCACAGCTCCGGTCCTTGAACTGCAGCAGGGGGCCTCTCTCAGTATTCGTGTCGGGGTATTGCCTTTTTCCGGGATGCGTCAGTTGCAATATCGTTTGCTGGGCAGCTCGGAAGAGTCCTGGCAGTCGTTTCATGATTCCATGCTTTACTTTGATCAACTGGATGCCGGAACTTACCATCTTCAGGTTCGTTTGGCCGGGACCGGTGCATCCGGTGCCGTGATGGTGGAACTGCCGTTTCGGGTCCAGCCCCCTTGGTTTATCTCGCCGTTGCTGGTGACGTTGGCGATTGCCTGTCCGGTTCTGCTGATCCTGGGGCTGACCCTCTGGCGGATCCGGGTAAAACAGCGGGAG
Above is a window of Photobacterium sp. TY1-4 DNA encoding:
- a CDS encoding ATP-binding protein — encoded protein: MAQPGTEYVFYPLPYQDGGSFVTPVKMFNNPAGGLWILDVRGELLFYDGRALKNVTDAKGQLITGVKDVAMVAQTLWLVIDGAGYTYSPATLQLRRLPITHSNLRFVEVQGDTAWFAAQEGLVAFQRPVGRATFYPYPNNETVTGLFSSGQSLFIAVEKGAYEFTARQFSDAVLYPEQKVTAVFTDSRQQLWFGTQRGLYASRNTQHEQSRQHIRLDNLPISAISETSAGLWVGTLDGLRLLDLQGQTLNHFQARSRDLMSLHGNHITALLVNDRDGLWVGTNQGLNYSSSKVDIFKLRPYGAGLNALPASQINDMVELADGSIWLASDNGLVVLNDQLEEIRHLPQLGPIQHMAYRDGTLWLAANERLLVYSVATHSWSSVALPSRVRPGAITNLLVDHFNSVWIGKHSRLYRYWPDSGEVNAFGQHWIQAPHGSELITTLFEDRQKQIWVGTDYALYRFDAGRLQVVASAKAQGGVTELFEDKLARLWVVNNHSLQYLESRQPVSLQPAQLNDQHARLYCMIGGNGGNWIVSSQGILSVAFSGVLQQHLRPPVGLISTEFYAPTCQRLRSGALLIGGRNGLMMVEPGKLLDASKKLISVIMSEIYIDHQLVRQGGATAPVLELQQGASLSIRVGVLPFSGMRQLQYRLLGSSEESWQSFHDSMLYFDQLDAGTYHLQVRLAGTGASGAVMVELPFRVQPPWFISPLLVTLAIACPVLLILGLTLWRIRVKQREQLAVQQSVFRNTAQIELEKKQLYASNLHLKQVLQMRQNFMAQLHQELSTPFTLIQDLMPQFQASKSGEGAQTLQVATQRIEHSLHLVEELLKRDTKAFMTPEHICVQLITPVIKACCMSWQYEAERKQIALSLEDETRGVSVKIAPFHLEIMLGNLLSNALKYTSHQGTISVVVKTRGERLVLSVSDTGRGMSETLKEKVFDSYSQATEPVRPDAAKLASGFGLGLSTVKQLAESYGGEVSVISYQGIGSEFILSLPLYQQTAAPSQVPVPVATAASSAPQILIVASEPEVLACLTALLQAYSCLEAHDGYEAVILAKHHCPQLVICDQDIPGLRGDVVGERLAQEMPEADYYFILLVDPSDQRRQAYPVASRYCKLTKPLDPVAALELVEQRLPASVTV